The following nucleotide sequence is from Mucilaginibacter sp. cycad4.
CATGACAAGCAAAAAAGGGGCACCAGGCAAAGCCTTGCTGCAGCGATGGTAAGCTACATTACAATCCAACAGAAATAACATCAATAAAAACGTCATTGCGAGGTACGAAGCAATCCCCTATAAGCAGGTCCGCCCTGTATAGTTTGGGATTGCTTCGTACCTCGCAATGACGTTTCTTTTTTTACTCTTATTGTTCGCCGCTATCAGATCGCTTCCAGCTGCAATACCACACTGGTATGGTAAGCGCTGTTTGCTGGATTAATACCTACATTCATCAGGAAATCGCCGGTAAAGGTTAAATCTTCGTTACCCAATACCGAACCTGTTCCCGGGTAAAGATTGATCTCTTTTACACGATATTTCTTATTAGGGTCGAGGCCTTTCAGGCGTACAGGTACTTTGGTGCCCGAGCCGTAACGGTTATTCACCAGGTAGTTGAACATTACCGCTTTTGATTTATCGCCGCTTACATACATGATCGATGCCGCATCATTATCCCATGGTGATGCCAAACGGTACTGATCGCCATGCCAGATCACATCTTTCAAAGCATCATAGTTTTTCAGCGCCGACTGGCAGAAACTCAGATCGTTTTCGCTTAGCTTACCGATAACGATATCAAAGCCCATTTTACCCATCATCGCTACATCCACACGGTATTTGATGGGTTGCTTGCCCCAATCAGTAACGTGGTTTGAACTGGTGATAGCCGGGTAGAAGAATGAATATTCCCATTGTATAAACACGCGCTCCAGCGGATCGGTGTTATCGCTTGGCCAGTACTCGGTAAAGTATTGTAACGCACCGTAATCAACCCTGCCGCCGCCGCCTGAGCAAAGCATCAATGGCACTTTAGGATATTTGGCACGTACACGTTTCAATACGTTGTACAAGCCGTTCACATAATCAACATAAATGTGCGACTGGTCTTTTTTCAAATAAGCCGAGTAAGCGTTATAAATAACCGCATTGCAATCCCATTTGATATAAGCCAGGTCAGGGTTTTTGGTGAACAGGTTATCAACCACGCCAAATACAAAATCCTGCACTTTAGGATTAGCCAAATCAAGTACCAGCTGGTTCCTGAAGTATTTTTCAGGGCGGTTTGGTTGTTTGATCACCCAATCAGGATGCGCTTTGTATAAATCGCTGGCCGGGTTAACCATTTCCGGCTCAATCCAGATGCCGAATTTTACACCGTTGGCCTGCGCCTCTTTCACTAATGAGCTGATACCGTTAGGCAGCTTTTGTTTATTCTCCTGCCAATCGCCCAAACCGGCATTGTCGCCGTTGCGTGGGTGACTGTTACCAAACCAGCCGTCATCCAATAAAAACAGGTCGACACCCAATTTTTTGGTATCTTTTAACAAGCCGGCCAGCTTGCTCTCATTAAAATCGAAATAGGTCGATTCCCAGTTGTTCAACAGTGTTAACCTTGAACCTTCGCCATCAACAATTTTGTATTTACGCGCCCAGCTTTGCAGTTTGCGGCTGGCATCGCCTTTACCATGATCAGAGTACGTGTACAAAAAAGCAGGCGTAGTAAATTCAGCCCCCGGCTTTAAGTGATACTCGGAGGCAGCATTGTTTATACCTGCAATAATTTTCAGGTTATTGGCTACATCCAGTTCAAAATCGACCCTGAAATTGCCCGACCATTCCATGGCGCCGTAAAGCACCTTGCCTTCATCCTCGGTAGCAGGTTTATCCAGCGATATGGCAAACATCGAATGCTCGTACAAATTAGCGCGGGTACCCAGTTTACTGTCGATAGTTTTGATGCCATGGGTTAAACGGGCTTCTTCAGGCTGTACTTCCATAGCCCAATTGCCGTGGTATTGCTTTAACCAGAAACCACCTGTGGTGTTACCCTTCAGGTTTAAATTGGCCGAAGCATATTTATTAAGCGTTACTATCCCTTTTTCGTTGTGTTTGATTACCGACCATTGTTCGGTCACATCCTCT
It contains:
- a CDS encoding alpha-galactosidase yields the protein MRTTQRKTLPLGLLFAGSMLLAGRAAAQDVTIPVETQHNAIVLQTDAEKHLNMVYLGAKLANTAEYARIQKMYKQADDSGVQNDVYTPSGSASLGEPAITVTHADGNKSLNLAYVSHTVSKVDDDISLLVVTLKDPVYDFEVKLYYKTYFKEDVTEQWSVIKHNEKGIVTLNKYASANLNLKGNTTGGFWLKQYHGNWAMEVQPEEARLTHGIKTIDSKLGTRANLYEHSMFAISLDKPATEDEGKVLYGAMEWSGNFRVDFELDVANNLKIIAGINNAASEYHLKPGAEFTTPAFLYTYSDHGKGDASRKLQSWARKYKIVDGEGSRLTLLNNWESTYFDFNESKLAGLLKDTKKLGVDLFLLDDGWFGNSHPRNGDNAGLGDWQENKQKLPNGISSLVKEAQANGVKFGIWIEPEMVNPASDLYKAHPDWVIKQPNRPEKYFRNQLVLDLANPKVQDFVFGVVDNLFTKNPDLAYIKWDCNAVIYNAYSAYLKKDQSHIYVDYVNGLYNVLKRVRAKYPKVPLMLCSGGGGRVDYGALQYFTEYWPSDNTDPLERVFIQWEYSFFYPAITSSNHVTDWGKQPIKYRVDVAMMGKMGFDIVIGKLSENDLSFCQSALKNYDALKDVIWHGDQYRLASPWDNDAASIMYVSGDKSKAVMFNYLVNNRYGSGTKVPVRLKGLDPNKKYRVKEINLYPGTGSVLGNEDLTFTGDFLMNVGINPANSAYHTSVVLQLEAI